In a single window of the Drosophila subpulchrella strain 33 F10 #4 breed RU33 chromosome X, RU_Dsub_v1.1 Primary Assembly, whole genome shotgun sequence genome:
- the LOC119557334 gene encoding potassium voltage-gated channel protein Shaker isoform X6: MTMWQSGGMGGHGSQNNPWMKLMGIVHKERRHTENVQSQSGSNERNLNQSLPKLSSQDEEGGAGHGFGGGPQHFEPIPHDHDFCERVVINVSGLRFETQLRTLNQFPDTLLGDPARRLRYFDPLRNEYFFDRSRPSFDAILYYYQSGGRLRRPVNVPLDVFSEEIKFYELGDQAINKFREDEGFIKEEERPLPDNEKQRKVWLLFEYPESSQAARVVAIISVFVILLSIVIFCLETLPEFKHYKVFNTTTNGTKIEEDEVPDITDPFFLIETLCIIWFTFELTVRFLACPNKLNFCRDVMNVIDIIAIIPYFITLATVVAEEEDTLNLPKAPVSPQDKSSNQAMSLAILRVIRLVRVFRIFKLSRHSKGLQILGRTLKASMRELGLLIFFLFIGVVLFSSAVYFAEAGSENSFFKSIPDAFWWAVVTMTTVGYGDMTPVGVWGKIVGSLCAIAGVLTIALPVPVIVSNFNYFYHRETDQEEMQSQNFNHVTSCPYLPGTLVGQHMKKSSLSESSSDMMDLDDGVESTPGLTDTHPGRSAVAPFLGAQQQQQPVASSMSMSIDKQLQHPLQQLTQTQLYQQQQQQQQNGFKQQQQQQQQQTQQQQSHTINASAAAATSGSGSSGLTMRHNNALAVSIETDV, from the exons GTCTTTGCCCAAATTGAGCAGTCAAGACGAAGAAGGGGGGGCTGGTCATGGCTTTGGTGGCGGACCGCAACACTTTGAACCCATTCCTCACGATCATGATTTCTGCGAAAGAGTCGTTATAAAT GTAAGCGGATTAAGGTTTGAGACACAACTACGTACGTTAAATCAATTCCCGGACACGCTGCTTGGGGATCCAGCTCGGAGATTACGGTACTTTGACCCGCTTAgaaatgaatatttttttgaccGTAGTCGACCGAGCTTCGACGCGATTTTATACTATTATCAGAGTG GTGGCCGACTACGGAGACCGGTCAATGTCCCTTTAGACGTATTTAGTgaagaaataaaattttatgaaTTAGGTGATCAagcaattaataaattcag AGAGGATGAAGGCTTTATTAAAGAGGAAGAAAGACCATTACCGGATAATGAGAAACAGAGAAAAGTCTGGCTGCTCTTCGAGTATCCAGAAAGTTCGCAAGCCGCCAGAGTTGTAGCCATAATTAGTGTATTTGTTATATTGCTATCAATTGTTATATTTTGTCTAGAAACATTACCCGAATTTAAGCATTACAAG GTGTTCAATACAACAACAAATGGCACAAAAATCGAGGAAGACGAGGTGCCTGACATCACAGATCCTTTCTTCCTTATAGAAACGTTATGTATTATTTGGTTTACATTTGAACTAACTGTCAG GTTCCTCGCATGTccgaacaaattaaatttctgcAGGGATGTCATGAATGTTATCGACATAATCGCCATCATTCCGTACTTTATAACACTAGCGACTGTCGTTGCCGAAGAGGAGGATACGTTAAATCTTCCAAAAGCGCCAGTCAGTCCACAG GACAAGTCATCGAATCAGGCTATGTCCTTGGCAATATTACGAGTGATACGATTAGTTCGAGTATTTCGAATATTTAAGTTATCTAGGCATTCGAAGGGTTTACAAATATTAGGACGAACTCTGAAAGCCTCAATGCGGGAATTAGGTTtacttatatttttcttatttatag GCGTCGTACTCTTCTCATCGGCGGTTTATTTTGCGGAAGCTGGAAGCGAAAATTCCTTCTTCAAGTCCATACCCGATGCATTTTGGTGGGCGGTCGTTACCATGACCACCGTTGGATATGGTGACATGAC ACCCGTCGGCGTTTGGGGCAAAATTGTGGGATCACTGTGTGCCATTGCTGGCGTGCTGACCATCGCACTGCCGGTGCCGGTCATCGTCAGCAATTTCAACTACTTCTATCACCGCGAAACGGATCAGGAGGAGATGCAGAGCCAGAACTTTAATCACGTTACTAGTTGTCCATATTTGCCAGGTACATTAG TAGGTCAACACATGAAGAAATCATCGTTGTCCGAGTCCTCATCGGATATGATGGATTTGGACGATGGTGTCGAGTCCACGCCTGGATTGACAGACACACATCCTGGACGCAGTGCGGTGGCTCCATTTTTGGgagcccagcagcagcaacagccgGTAGCGTCCTCAATGTCGATGTCGATCGATAAGCAGCTGCAGCATCCACTGCAGCAGCTGACGCAGACGCAACTgtaccagcagcagcagcagcaacagcagaacGGCttcaagcagcagcagcagcagcagcagcaacagacgcagcagcaacagtccCACACAATAAACGCAAGTGCAGCGGCGGCAAcgagcggcagcggcagcagcggcCTCACAATGAGGCACAATAATGCCCTGGCCGTTAGTATCGAGACCGACGTTTGA
- the LOC119557334 gene encoding potassium voltage-gated channel protein Shaker isoform X9: MQMILVAGGSLPKLSSQDEEGGAGHGFGGGPQHFEPIPHDHDFCERVVINVSGLRFETQLRTLNQFPDTLLGDPARRLRYFDPLRNEYFFDRSRPSFDAILYYYQSGGRLRRPVNVPLDVFSEEIKFYELGDQAINKFREDEGFIKEEERPLPDNEKQRKVWLLFEYPESSQAARVVAIISVFVILLSIVIFCLETLPEFKHYKVFNTTTNGTKIEEDEVPDITDPFFLIETLCIIWFTFELTVRFLACPNKLNFCRDVMNVIDIIAIIPYFITLATVVAEEEDTLNLPKAPVSPQDKSSNQAMSLAILRVIRLVRVFRIFKLSRHSKGLQILGRTLKASMRELGLLIFFLFIGVVLFSSAVYFAEAGSENSFFKSIPDAFWWAVVTMTTVGYGDMTPVGVWGKIVGSLCAIAGVLTIALPVPVIVSNFNYFYHRETDQEEMQSQNFNHVTSCPYLPGTLVGQHMKKSSLSESSSDMMDLDDGVESTPGLTDTHPGRSAVAPFLGAQQQQQPVASSMSMSIDKQLQHPLQQLTQTQLYQQQQQQQQNGFKQQQQQQQQQTQQQQSHTINASAAAATSGSGSSGLTMRHNNALAVSIETDV; the protein is encoded by the exons GTCTTTGCCCAAATTGAGCAGTCAAGACGAAGAAGGGGGGGCTGGTCATGGCTTTGGTGGCGGACCGCAACACTTTGAACCCATTCCTCACGATCATGATTTCTGCGAAAGAGTCGTTATAAAT GTAAGCGGATTAAGGTTTGAGACACAACTACGTACGTTAAATCAATTCCCGGACACGCTGCTTGGGGATCCAGCTCGGAGATTACGGTACTTTGACCCGCTTAgaaatgaatatttttttgaccGTAGTCGACCGAGCTTCGACGCGATTTTATACTATTATCAGAGTG GTGGCCGACTACGGAGACCGGTCAATGTCCCTTTAGACGTATTTAGTgaagaaataaaattttatgaaTTAGGTGATCAagcaattaataaattcag AGAGGATGAAGGCTTTATTAAAGAGGAAGAAAGACCATTACCGGATAATGAGAAACAGAGAAAAGTCTGGCTGCTCTTCGAGTATCCAGAAAGTTCGCAAGCCGCCAGAGTTGTAGCCATAATTAGTGTATTTGTTATATTGCTATCAATTGTTATATTTTGTCTAGAAACATTACCCGAATTTAAGCATTACAAG GTGTTCAATACAACAACAAATGGCACAAAAATCGAGGAAGACGAGGTGCCTGACATCACAGATCCTTTCTTCCTTATAGAAACGTTATGTATTATTTGGTTTACATTTGAACTAACTGTCAG GTTCCTCGCATGTccgaacaaattaaatttctgcAGGGATGTCATGAATGTTATCGACATAATCGCCATCATTCCGTACTTTATAACACTAGCGACTGTCGTTGCCGAAGAGGAGGATACGTTAAATCTTCCAAAAGCGCCAGTCAGTCCACAG GACAAGTCATCGAATCAGGCTATGTCCTTGGCAATATTACGAGTGATACGATTAGTTCGAGTATTTCGAATATTTAAGTTATCTAGGCATTCGAAGGGTTTACAAATATTAGGACGAACTCTGAAAGCCTCAATGCGGGAATTAGGTTtacttatatttttcttatttatag GCGTCGTACTCTTCTCATCGGCGGTTTATTTTGCGGAAGCTGGAAGCGAAAATTCCTTCTTCAAGTCCATACCCGATGCATTTTGGTGGGCGGTCGTTACCATGACCACCGTTGGATATGGTGACATGAC ACCCGTCGGCGTTTGGGGCAAAATTGTGGGATCACTGTGTGCCATTGCTGGCGTGCTGACCATCGCACTGCCGGTGCCGGTCATCGTCAGCAATTTCAACTACTTCTATCACCGCGAAACGGATCAGGAGGAGATGCAGAGCCAGAACTTTAATCACGTTACTAGTTGTCCATATTTGCCAGGTACATTAG TAGGTCAACACATGAAGAAATCATCGTTGTCCGAGTCCTCATCGGATATGATGGATTTGGACGATGGTGTCGAGTCCACGCCTGGATTGACAGACACACATCCTGGACGCAGTGCGGTGGCTCCATTTTTGGgagcccagcagcagcaacagccgGTAGCGTCCTCAATGTCGATGTCGATCGATAAGCAGCTGCAGCATCCACTGCAGCAGCTGACGCAGACGCAACTgtaccagcagcagcagcagcaacagcagaacGGCttcaagcagcagcagcagcagcagcagcaacagacgcagcagcaacagtccCACACAATAAACGCAAGTGCAGCGGCGGCAAcgagcggcagcggcagcagcggcCTCACAATGAGGCACAATAATGCCCTGGCCGTTAGTATCGAGACCGACGTTTGA
- the LOC119557334 gene encoding potassium voltage-gated channel protein Shaker isoform X7 — translation MTMWQSGGMGGHGSQNNPWMKLMGIVHKERRHTENVQSQSGSNERNLNQSLPKLSSQDEEGGAGHGFGGGPQHFEPIPHDHDFCERVVINVSGLRFETQLRTLNQFPDTLLGDPARRLRYFDPLRNEYFFDRSRPSFDAILYYYQSGGRLRRPVNVPLDVFSEEIKFYELGDQAINKFREDEGFIKEEERPLPDNEKQRKVWLLFEYPESSQAARVVAIISVFVILLSIVIFCLETLPEFKHYKVFNTTTNGTKIEEDEVPDITDPFFLIETLCIIWFTFELTVRFLACPNKLNFCRDVMNVIDIIAIIPYFITLATVVAEEEDTLNLPKAPVSPQDKSSNQAMSLAILRVIRLVRVFRIFKLSRHSKGLQILGRTLKASMRELGLLIFFLFIGVVLFSSAVYFAEAGSENSFFKSIPDAFWWAVVTMTTVGYGDMTPVGVWGKIVGSLCAIAGVLTIALPVPVIVSNFNYFYHRETDQEEMQSQNFNHVTSCPYLPGTLGQHMKKSSLSESSSDMMDLDDGVESTPGLTDTHPGRSAVAPFLGAQQQQQPVASSMSMSIDKQLQHPLQQLTQTQLYQQQQQQQQNGFKQQQQQQQQQTQQQQSHTINASAAAATSGSGSSGLTMRHNNALAVSIETDV, via the exons GTCTTTGCCCAAATTGAGCAGTCAAGACGAAGAAGGGGGGGCTGGTCATGGCTTTGGTGGCGGACCGCAACACTTTGAACCCATTCCTCACGATCATGATTTCTGCGAAAGAGTCGTTATAAAT GTAAGCGGATTAAGGTTTGAGACACAACTACGTACGTTAAATCAATTCCCGGACACGCTGCTTGGGGATCCAGCTCGGAGATTACGGTACTTTGACCCGCTTAgaaatgaatatttttttgaccGTAGTCGACCGAGCTTCGACGCGATTTTATACTATTATCAGAGTG GTGGCCGACTACGGAGACCGGTCAATGTCCCTTTAGACGTATTTAGTgaagaaataaaattttatgaaTTAGGTGATCAagcaattaataaattcag AGAGGATGAAGGCTTTATTAAAGAGGAAGAAAGACCATTACCGGATAATGAGAAACAGAGAAAAGTCTGGCTGCTCTTCGAGTATCCAGAAAGTTCGCAAGCCGCCAGAGTTGTAGCCATAATTAGTGTATTTGTTATATTGCTATCAATTGTTATATTTTGTCTAGAAACATTACCCGAATTTAAGCATTACAAG GTGTTCAATACAACAACAAATGGCACAAAAATCGAGGAAGACGAGGTGCCTGACATCACAGATCCTTTCTTCCTTATAGAAACGTTATGTATTATTTGGTTTACATTTGAACTAACTGTCAG GTTCCTCGCATGTccgaacaaattaaatttctgcAGGGATGTCATGAATGTTATCGACATAATCGCCATCATTCCGTACTTTATAACACTAGCGACTGTCGTTGCCGAAGAGGAGGATACGTTAAATCTTCCAAAAGCGCCAGTCAGTCCACAG GACAAGTCATCGAATCAGGCTATGTCCTTGGCAATATTACGAGTGATACGATTAGTTCGAGTATTTCGAATATTTAAGTTATCTAGGCATTCGAAGGGTTTACAAATATTAGGACGAACTCTGAAAGCCTCAATGCGGGAATTAGGTTtacttatatttttcttatttatag GCGTCGTACTCTTCTCATCGGCGGTTTATTTTGCGGAAGCTGGAAGCGAAAATTCCTTCTTCAAGTCCATACCCGATGCATTTTGGTGGGCGGTCGTTACCATGACCACCGTTGGATATGGTGACATGAC ACCCGTCGGCGTTTGGGGCAAAATTGTGGGATCACTGTGTGCCATTGCTGGCGTGCTGACCATCGCACTGCCGGTGCCGGTCATCGTCAGCAATTTCAACTACTTCTATCACCGCGAAACGGATCAGGAGGAGATGCAGAGCCAGAACTTTAATCACGTTACTAGTTGTCCATATTTGCCAGGTACATTAG GTCAACACATGAAGAAATCATCGTTGTCCGAGTCCTCATCGGATATGATGGATTTGGACGATGGTGTCGAGTCCACGCCTGGATTGACAGACACACATCCTGGACGCAGTGCGGTGGCTCCATTTTTGGgagcccagcagcagcaacagccgGTAGCGTCCTCAATGTCGATGTCGATCGATAAGCAGCTGCAGCATCCACTGCAGCAGCTGACGCAGACGCAACTgtaccagcagcagcagcagcaacagcagaacGGCttcaagcagcagcagcagcagcagcagcaacagacgcagcagcaacagtccCACACAATAAACGCAAGTGCAGCGGCGGCAAcgagcggcagcggcagcagcggcCTCACAATGAGGCACAATAATGCCCTGGCCGTTAGTATCGAGACCGACGTTTGA
- the LOC119557334 gene encoding potassium voltage-gated channel protein Shaker isoform X5, protein MAAVAGLYGLGEDRQHRKKQQQQQQHQKEQLEQKEEQKKIAERKLQLREQQLQRNSLDGYGSLPKLSSQDEEGGAGHGFGGGPQHFEPIPHDHDFCERVVINVSGLRFETQLRTLNQFPDTLLGDPARRLRYFDPLRNEYFFDRSRPSFDAILYYYQSGGRLRRPVNVPLDVFSEEIKFYELGDQAINKFREDEGFIKEEERPLPDNEKQRKVWLLFEYPESSQAARVVAIISVFVILLSIVIFCLETLPEFKHYKVFNTTTNGTKIEEDEVPDITDPFFLIETLCIIWFTFELTVRFLACPNKLNFCRDVMNVIDIIAIIPYFITLATVVAEEEDTLNLPKAPVSPQDKSSNQAMSLAILRVIRLVRVFRIFKLSRHSKGLQILGRTLKASMRELGLLIFFLFIGVVLFSSAVYFAEAGSENSFFKSIPDAFWWAVVTMTTVGYGDMTPVGVWGKIVGSLCAIAGVLTIALPVPVIVSNFNYFYHRETDQEEMQSQNFNHVTSCPYLPGTLGQHMKKSSLSESSSDMMDLDDGVESTPGLTDTHPGRSAVAPFLGAQQQQQPVASSMSMSIDKQLQHPLQQLTQTQLYQQQQQQQQNGFKQQQQQQQQQTQQQQSHTINASAAAATSGSGSSGLTMRHNNALAVSIETDV, encoded by the exons GTCTTTGCCCAAATTGAGCAGTCAAGACGAAGAAGGGGGGGCTGGTCATGGCTTTGGTGGCGGACCGCAACACTTTGAACCCATTCCTCACGATCATGATTTCTGCGAAAGAGTCGTTATAAAT GTAAGCGGATTAAGGTTTGAGACACAACTACGTACGTTAAATCAATTCCCGGACACGCTGCTTGGGGATCCAGCTCGGAGATTACGGTACTTTGACCCGCTTAgaaatgaatatttttttgaccGTAGTCGACCGAGCTTCGACGCGATTTTATACTATTATCAGAGTG GTGGCCGACTACGGAGACCGGTCAATGTCCCTTTAGACGTATTTAGTgaagaaataaaattttatgaaTTAGGTGATCAagcaattaataaattcag AGAGGATGAAGGCTTTATTAAAGAGGAAGAAAGACCATTACCGGATAATGAGAAACAGAGAAAAGTCTGGCTGCTCTTCGAGTATCCAGAAAGTTCGCAAGCCGCCAGAGTTGTAGCCATAATTAGTGTATTTGTTATATTGCTATCAATTGTTATATTTTGTCTAGAAACATTACCCGAATTTAAGCATTACAAG GTGTTCAATACAACAACAAATGGCACAAAAATCGAGGAAGACGAGGTGCCTGACATCACAGATCCTTTCTTCCTTATAGAAACGTTATGTATTATTTGGTTTACATTTGAACTAACTGTCAG GTTCCTCGCATGTccgaacaaattaaatttctgcAGGGATGTCATGAATGTTATCGACATAATCGCCATCATTCCGTACTTTATAACACTAGCGACTGTCGTTGCCGAAGAGGAGGATACGTTAAATCTTCCAAAAGCGCCAGTCAGTCCACAG GACAAGTCATCGAATCAGGCTATGTCCTTGGCAATATTACGAGTGATACGATTAGTTCGAGTATTTCGAATATTTAAGTTATCTAGGCATTCGAAGGGTTTACAAATATTAGGACGAACTCTGAAAGCCTCAATGCGGGAATTAGGTTtacttatatttttcttatttatag GCGTCGTACTCTTCTCATCGGCGGTTTATTTTGCGGAAGCTGGAAGCGAAAATTCCTTCTTCAAGTCCATACCCGATGCATTTTGGTGGGCGGTCGTTACCATGACCACCGTTGGATATGGTGACATGAC ACCCGTCGGCGTTTGGGGCAAAATTGTGGGATCACTGTGTGCCATTGCTGGCGTGCTGACCATCGCACTGCCGGTGCCGGTCATCGTCAGCAATTTCAACTACTTCTATCACCGCGAAACGGATCAGGAGGAGATGCAGAGCCAGAACTTTAATCACGTTACTAGTTGTCCATATTTGCCAGGTACATTAG GTCAACACATGAAGAAATCATCGTTGTCCGAGTCCTCATCGGATATGATGGATTTGGACGATGGTGTCGAGTCCACGCCTGGATTGACAGACACACATCCTGGACGCAGTGCGGTGGCTCCATTTTTGGgagcccagcagcagcaacagccgGTAGCGTCCTCAATGTCGATGTCGATCGATAAGCAGCTGCAGCATCCACTGCAGCAGCTGACGCAGACGCAACTgtaccagcagcagcagcagcaacagcagaacGGCttcaagcagcagcagcagcagcagcagcaacagacgcagcagcaacagtccCACACAATAAACGCAAGTGCAGCGGCGGCAAcgagcggcagcggcagcagcggcCTCACAATGAGGCACAATAATGCCCTGGCCGTTAGTATCGAGACCGACGTTTGA
- the LOC119557334 gene encoding potassium voltage-gated channel protein Shaker isoform X4, protein MAAVAGLYGLGEDRQHRKKQQQQQQHQKEQLEQKEEQKKIAERKLQLREQQLQRNSLDGYGSLPKLSSQDEEGGAGHGFGGGPQHFEPIPHDHDFCERVVINVSGLRFETQLRTLNQFPDTLLGDPARRLRYFDPLRNEYFFDRSRPSFDAILYYYQSGGRLRRPVNVPLDVFSEEIKFYELGDQAINKFREDEGFIKEEERPLPDNEKQRKVWLLFEYPESSQAARVVAIISVFVILLSIVIFCLETLPEFKHYKVFNTTTNGTKIEEDEVPDITDPFFLIETLCIIWFTFELTVRFLACPNKLNFCRDVMNVIDIIAIIPYFITLATVVAEEEDTLNLPKAPVSPQDKSSNQAMSLAILRVIRLVRVFRIFKLSRHSKGLQILGRTLKASMRELGLLIFFLFIGVVLFSSAVYFAEAGSENSFFKSIPDAFWWAVVTMTTVGYGDMTPVGVWGKIVGSLCAIAGVLTIALPVPVIVSNFNYFYHRETDQEEMQSQNFNHVTSCPYLPGTLVGQHMKKSSLSESSSDMMDLDDGVESTPGLTDTHPGRSAVAPFLGAQQQQQPVASSMSMSIDKQLQHPLQQLTQTQLYQQQQQQQQNGFKQQQQQQQQQTQQQQSHTINASAAAATSGSGSSGLTMRHNNALAVSIETDV, encoded by the exons GTCTTTGCCCAAATTGAGCAGTCAAGACGAAGAAGGGGGGGCTGGTCATGGCTTTGGTGGCGGACCGCAACACTTTGAACCCATTCCTCACGATCATGATTTCTGCGAAAGAGTCGTTATAAAT GTAAGCGGATTAAGGTTTGAGACACAACTACGTACGTTAAATCAATTCCCGGACACGCTGCTTGGGGATCCAGCTCGGAGATTACGGTACTTTGACCCGCTTAgaaatgaatatttttttgaccGTAGTCGACCGAGCTTCGACGCGATTTTATACTATTATCAGAGTG GTGGCCGACTACGGAGACCGGTCAATGTCCCTTTAGACGTATTTAGTgaagaaataaaattttatgaaTTAGGTGATCAagcaattaataaattcag AGAGGATGAAGGCTTTATTAAAGAGGAAGAAAGACCATTACCGGATAATGAGAAACAGAGAAAAGTCTGGCTGCTCTTCGAGTATCCAGAAAGTTCGCAAGCCGCCAGAGTTGTAGCCATAATTAGTGTATTTGTTATATTGCTATCAATTGTTATATTTTGTCTAGAAACATTACCCGAATTTAAGCATTACAAG GTGTTCAATACAACAACAAATGGCACAAAAATCGAGGAAGACGAGGTGCCTGACATCACAGATCCTTTCTTCCTTATAGAAACGTTATGTATTATTTGGTTTACATTTGAACTAACTGTCAG GTTCCTCGCATGTccgaacaaattaaatttctgcAGGGATGTCATGAATGTTATCGACATAATCGCCATCATTCCGTACTTTATAACACTAGCGACTGTCGTTGCCGAAGAGGAGGATACGTTAAATCTTCCAAAAGCGCCAGTCAGTCCACAG GACAAGTCATCGAATCAGGCTATGTCCTTGGCAATATTACGAGTGATACGATTAGTTCGAGTATTTCGAATATTTAAGTTATCTAGGCATTCGAAGGGTTTACAAATATTAGGACGAACTCTGAAAGCCTCAATGCGGGAATTAGGTTtacttatatttttcttatttatag GCGTCGTACTCTTCTCATCGGCGGTTTATTTTGCGGAAGCTGGAAGCGAAAATTCCTTCTTCAAGTCCATACCCGATGCATTTTGGTGGGCGGTCGTTACCATGACCACCGTTGGATATGGTGACATGAC ACCCGTCGGCGTTTGGGGCAAAATTGTGGGATCACTGTGTGCCATTGCTGGCGTGCTGACCATCGCACTGCCGGTGCCGGTCATCGTCAGCAATTTCAACTACTTCTATCACCGCGAAACGGATCAGGAGGAGATGCAGAGCCAGAACTTTAATCACGTTACTAGTTGTCCATATTTGCCAGGTACATTAG TAGGTCAACACATGAAGAAATCATCGTTGTCCGAGTCCTCATCGGATATGATGGATTTGGACGATGGTGTCGAGTCCACGCCTGGATTGACAGACACACATCCTGGACGCAGTGCGGTGGCTCCATTTTTGGgagcccagcagcagcaacagccgGTAGCGTCCTCAATGTCGATGTCGATCGATAAGCAGCTGCAGCATCCACTGCAGCAGCTGACGCAGACGCAACTgtaccagcagcagcagcagcaacagcagaacGGCttcaagcagcagcagcagcagcagcagcaacagacgcagcagcaacagtccCACACAATAAACGCAAGTGCAGCGGCGGCAAcgagcggcagcggcagcagcggcCTCACAATGAGGCACAATAATGCCCTGGCCGTTAGTATCGAGACCGACGTTTGA
- the LOC119557334 gene encoding potassium voltage-gated channel protein Shaker isoform X10 produces MFVVHAIKDEIEKMSLPKLSSQDEEGGAGHGFGGGPQHFEPIPHDHDFCERVVINVSGLRFETQLRTLNQFPDTLLGDPARRLRYFDPLRNEYFFDRSRPSFDAILYYYQSGGRLRRPVNVPLDVFSEEIKFYELGDQAINKFREDEGFIKEEERPLPDNEKQRKVWLLFEYPESSQAARVVAIISVFVILLSIVIFCLETLPEFKHYKVFNTTTNGTKIEEDEVPDITDPFFLIETLCIIWFTFELTVRFLACPNKLNFCRDVMNVIDIIAIIPYFITLATVVAEEEDTLNLPKAPVSPQDKSSNQAMSLAILRVIRLVRVFRIFKLSRHSKGLQILGRTLKASMRELGLLIFFLFIGVVLFSSAVYFAEAGSENSFFKSIPDAFWWAVVTMTTVGYGDMTPVGVWGKIVGSLCAIAGVLTIALPVPVIVSNFNYFYHRETDQEEMQSQNFNHVTSCPYLPGTLVGQHMKKSSLSESSSDMMDLDDGVESTPGLTDTHPGRSAVAPFLGAQQQQQPVASSMSMSIDKQLQHPLQQLTQTQLYQQQQQQQQNGFKQQQQQQQQQTQQQQSHTINASAAAATSGSGSSGLTMRHNNALAVSIETDV; encoded by the exons GTCTTTGCCCAAATTGAGCAGTCAAGACGAAGAAGGGGGGGCTGGTCATGGCTTTGGTGGCGGACCGCAACACTTTGAACCCATTCCTCACGATCATGATTTCTGCGAAAGAGTCGTTATAAAT GTAAGCGGATTAAGGTTTGAGACACAACTACGTACGTTAAATCAATTCCCGGACACGCTGCTTGGGGATCCAGCTCGGAGATTACGGTACTTTGACCCGCTTAgaaatgaatatttttttgaccGTAGTCGACCGAGCTTCGACGCGATTTTATACTATTATCAGAGTG GTGGCCGACTACGGAGACCGGTCAATGTCCCTTTAGACGTATTTAGTgaagaaataaaattttatgaaTTAGGTGATCAagcaattaataaattcag AGAGGATGAAGGCTTTATTAAAGAGGAAGAAAGACCATTACCGGATAATGAGAAACAGAGAAAAGTCTGGCTGCTCTTCGAGTATCCAGAAAGTTCGCAAGCCGCCAGAGTTGTAGCCATAATTAGTGTATTTGTTATATTGCTATCAATTGTTATATTTTGTCTAGAAACATTACCCGAATTTAAGCATTACAAG GTGTTCAATACAACAACAAATGGCACAAAAATCGAGGAAGACGAGGTGCCTGACATCACAGATCCTTTCTTCCTTATAGAAACGTTATGTATTATTTGGTTTACATTTGAACTAACTGTCAG GTTCCTCGCATGTccgaacaaattaaatttctgcAGGGATGTCATGAATGTTATCGACATAATCGCCATCATTCCGTACTTTATAACACTAGCGACTGTCGTTGCCGAAGAGGAGGATACGTTAAATCTTCCAAAAGCGCCAGTCAGTCCACAG GACAAGTCATCGAATCAGGCTATGTCCTTGGCAATATTACGAGTGATACGATTAGTTCGAGTATTTCGAATATTTAAGTTATCTAGGCATTCGAAGGGTTTACAAATATTAGGACGAACTCTGAAAGCCTCAATGCGGGAATTAGGTTtacttatatttttcttatttatag GCGTCGTACTCTTCTCATCGGCGGTTTATTTTGCGGAAGCTGGAAGCGAAAATTCCTTCTTCAAGTCCATACCCGATGCATTTTGGTGGGCGGTCGTTACCATGACCACCGTTGGATATGGTGACATGAC ACCCGTCGGCGTTTGGGGCAAAATTGTGGGATCACTGTGTGCCATTGCTGGCGTGCTGACCATCGCACTGCCGGTGCCGGTCATCGTCAGCAATTTCAACTACTTCTATCACCGCGAAACGGATCAGGAGGAGATGCAGAGCCAGAACTTTAATCACGTTACTAGTTGTCCATATTTGCCAGGTACATTAG TAGGTCAACACATGAAGAAATCATCGTTGTCCGAGTCCTCATCGGATATGATGGATTTGGACGATGGTGTCGAGTCCACGCCTGGATTGACAGACACACATCCTGGACGCAGTGCGGTGGCTCCATTTTTGGgagcccagcagcagcaacagccgGTAGCGTCCTCAATGTCGATGTCGATCGATAAGCAGCTGCAGCATCCACTGCAGCAGCTGACGCAGACGCAACTgtaccagcagcagcagcagcaacagcagaacGGCttcaagcagcagcagcagcagcagcagcaacagacgcagcagcaacagtccCACACAATAAACGCAAGTGCAGCGGCGGCAAcgagcggcagcggcagcagcggcCTCACAATGAGGCACAATAATGCCCTGGCCGTTAGTATCGAGACCGACGTTTGA